The Metabacillus schmidteae genome includes a region encoding these proteins:
- a CDS encoding PhzF family phenazine biosynthesis isomerase, with the protein MKTVKVYHYDAFSNIPNKGNPAGIVLNGDELTDEEMQKIAFKVGFNETSFPVKSDIADLRIRYFTPGHEMNLCGHATIATIYALRLTGVLGHKKEIMIETRAGVLPIKIDITGENEVYITMKQAAPQFKEFNGSTEDLANSLGLTHEDIDHDLPILYGSTGTWTLLIPIVNLAAFEKMKPQNKLFPSILKEMPRASIHPFCLETIDHKADMHARHFSSPYSGTIEDAVTGTASGVMGAYYTNYINGKSENPLHLIVEQGHEIGKEGRVMVQVTKSEDHEDIKITGNAVYVKEFSITL; encoded by the coding sequence ATGAAAACAGTGAAAGTATATCATTACGATGCGTTTAGCAATATACCTAATAAAGGAAATCCAGCAGGAATAGTGCTTAATGGAGATGAGTTAACAGATGAGGAGATGCAGAAAATTGCGTTTAAAGTAGGGTTTAATGAAACATCTTTTCCTGTTAAATCAGATATTGCTGATCTGAGAATTCGTTATTTTACTCCAGGTCATGAAATGAATTTATGTGGACATGCAACAATCGCGACTATTTATGCCTTAAGGTTAACAGGGGTGTTAGGACATAAAAAAGAAATAATGATTGAGACCAGAGCTGGTGTATTACCGATAAAGATAGACATAACCGGTGAAAATGAAGTATACATAACAATGAAACAGGCGGCACCTCAGTTTAAAGAATTTAATGGTTCAACAGAAGACTTGGCCAATTCATTAGGCTTAACACATGAAGATATTGATCATGACTTACCAATTCTATACGGTAGTACAGGTACATGGACATTGCTAATTCCAATAGTAAATCTTGCTGCTTTCGAAAAAATGAAACCTCAAAATAAGTTATTCCCTTCTATATTGAAAGAAATGCCAAGAGCATCTATTCATCCTTTTTGTTTGGAAACCATTGATCACAAGGCAGACATGCATGCCCGTCACTTCTCTTCACCTTATTCCGGAACAATCGAAGATGCAGTAACAGGAACAGCTTCTGGAGTGATGGGGGCATATTATACCAACTATATTAACGGCAAAAGTGAGAATCCTTTACATCTTATTGTCGAGCAAGGCCATGAAATAGGAAAAGAAGGTAGGGTTATGGTGCAGGTCACAAAGTCTGAAGATCATGAAGATATAAAGATTACAGGAAATGCTGTTTATGTAAAGGAGTTTTCAATCACCCTGTAA
- a CDS encoding antibiotic biosynthesis monooxygenase family protein has product MFIQLKTVTVTEGNAEKMVERFAGEGIIEQQKGFIDLTVLKKKQRRGDEEVIIMIRWESESDWKAWETSDIHLAGHRAKRGNPSPSYIISGTQDVYHVLSKKEYREPSNIQ; this is encoded by the coding sequence ATGTTTATACAATTAAAGACTGTAACGGTCACAGAGGGAAATGCAGAGAAAATGGTAGAGCGTTTTGCCGGGGAAGGAATCATTGAACAGCAAAAAGGATTTATTGATTTAACTGTATTAAAAAAGAAACAAAGAAGAGGTGATGAAGAAGTGATCATTATGATTCGCTGGGAATCTGAAAGTGATTGGAAAGCTTGGGAGACTAGTGACATACATCTAGCAGGTCATCGGGCAAAACGTGGCAATCCATCACCATCCTATATCATTAGTGGTACTCAAGATGTTTACCATGTGTTAAGCAAAAAAGAATATAGAGAGCCTTCTAATATCCAATAA
- a CDS encoding EamA family transporter has protein sequence MKAWFYVMCVFLGGCSFGVLSTFVKLAYGAGFTMFEVTGSQVIIGTIIIWVLALFVKKQKLTIKQIIKLLLSGIPTGLTGIFYYYSLETLDASLAIIFLFQFVWIGAIAEWVIFKNKPSKQKVMSICIVLFGSILAAGIISSGEKTIDVLGAIWGILAALTYSLFLLTSGFVEKEVPAIQRSAILSTGSMVTVLIIVNPLSWINPETILTIAPYGALLGLFGVVIPPILFAIGMPKVGPGTGSILTASELPVVVLLSMFVLSEQVEWIQWVGVFIILLGIILGNRSILSNSFREKNGLLLRKAK, from the coding sequence ATGAAAGCATGGTTTTATGTTATGTGTGTATTTCTAGGAGGCTGCAGTTTTGGTGTATTATCAACTTTTGTAAAACTCGCCTATGGAGCTGGATTTACGATGTTTGAGGTGACAGGAAGCCAAGTCATAATCGGGACAATTATAATATGGGTACTTGCCTTATTTGTAAAGAAGCAAAAGCTAACCATAAAACAGATCATAAAATTATTATTGAGTGGGATTCCAACGGGATTAACGGGCATTTTTTACTATTATTCTTTAGAAACGTTAGACGCATCACTAGCCATCATATTTTTATTTCAATTTGTTTGGATCGGGGCAATTGCTGAATGGGTAATTTTCAAAAATAAACCTTCCAAACAAAAGGTTATGTCCATTTGTATCGTGTTATTTGGTTCTATATTGGCTGCAGGTATTATATCTTCCGGAGAAAAAACGATTGATGTATTGGGTGCTATTTGGGGAATTCTTGCTGCACTAACTTATTCACTATTTCTCTTAACAAGTGGTTTTGTTGAAAAGGAAGTTCCAGCTATACAAAGAAGTGCCATTCTTTCAACAGGATCAATGGTGACCGTGCTAATTATTGTAAATCCATTATCCTGGATAAATCCTGAAACAATCTTGACTATCGCACCATATGGAGCTTTATTAGGATTATTTGGCGTGGTTATTCCTCCAATATTATTTGCAATAGGAATGCCAAAGGTAGGACCTGGAACAGGTTCGATTTTAACAGCATCTGAATTACCAGTGGTAGTCTTATTGTCAATGTTTGTCCTATCAGAACAGGTAGAATGGATACAATGGGTAGGCGTTTTTATTATTTTATTAGGCATTATTTTGGGAAATCGTTCAATTTTATCGAATTCTTTTAGAGAAAAGAATGGACTTTTGCTAAGAAAGGCAAAGTGA
- a CDS encoding TerC family protein produces MESIWLEYAWALLILIGLEGLLSADNALVLAVIAKHLPEDQKKRAINYGILMAFVFRFGALFAISFIANVWQIQAIGAAYLLYLGLKHVIKAKFGKENEKVHEEEEKEARGKGFWPTVGKIALADLAFAIDSILAAVALALGLPDSPLGNFGGMDAGKFIVVVLGGIAGLILIKFAATWFVALLAKRPALETTAYAIVAWVGVKLAIITLAHEDIGVLDHHFPHSTVWTLIFYGVLIAIALLGWFAPSKETVQEKGS; encoded by the coding sequence ATGGAGTCAATTTGGTTAGAATATGCCTGGGCGCTGTTAATCCTAATAGGATTGGAAGGATTATTATCCGCAGACAACGCTCTGGTACTGGCAGTAATAGCCAAGCATTTACCTGAAGATCAGAAAAAACGAGCAATAAACTATGGTATTTTAATGGCATTTGTATTTAGATTTGGTGCACTATTTGCCATTTCATTTATTGCAAACGTCTGGCAAATTCAGGCGATTGGAGCAGCATATCTTTTATACCTGGGATTAAAGCATGTCATTAAAGCTAAATTTGGGAAAGAAAATGAGAAAGTTCATGAAGAAGAGGAAAAGGAAGCACGTGGTAAAGGTTTCTGGCCAACTGTCGGAAAGATTGCTTTAGCTGACCTTGCGTTTGCAATTGATTCTATTCTGGCTGCGGTTGCCCTTGCACTAGGTCTTCCAGATTCACCACTAGGTAATTTTGGTGGTATGGATGCCGGTAAGTTCATTGTTGTTGTTCTTGGTGGTATTGCCGGTCTTATTCTCATTAAATTTGCTGCAACTTGGTTTGTGGCACTTCTTGCAAAACGTCCGGCATTGGAAACGACAGCATATGCAATTGTTGCATGGGTTGGTGTTAAACTGGCTATAATCACTCTCGCTCATGAGGATATTGGAGTCTTGGACCATCATTTCCCTCATAGTACAGTATGGACATTGATTTTCTATGGAGTCTTAATTGCTATTGCACTACTTGGTTGGTTTGCACCTTCCAAGGAAACAGTACAAGAAAAGGGTTCCTAA
- a CDS encoding YbaN family protein: MLFLLLGFISLAIGIAGTVLPVLPGGPFYLFALFCFTKSSKSIENWFKSTSLYEKYVLRFLQKKGMTRKEKIRINVIADFFILVSIFYVDILLVRILLIILALYKHYYFIKKIKTINPINPKHKKARTL; this comes from the coding sequence ATGTTGTTTTTGCTTCTTGGATTTATTTCCTTAGCAATCGGAATAGCGGGAACTGTATTACCTGTTCTTCCTGGAGGCCCCTTTTATCTATTTGCTCTCTTTTGTTTTACAAAGAGCTCTAAATCAATTGAAAACTGGTTCAAGAGTACTTCCCTATATGAAAAATATGTCTTGAGATTTTTACAAAAAAAAGGAATGACCCGCAAAGAGAAGATCCGCATTAATGTAATCGCTGATTTCTTCATCCTCGTATCTATTTTTTATGTTGATATTCTTCTTGTGAGAATTTTATTGATTATACTTGCTCTTTATAAACATTATTATTTCATAAAAAAAATTAAAACAATTAATCCAATCAATCCGAAACATAAAAAGGCGCGAACACTATAG
- a CDS encoding AMP-binding protein, giving the protein MFYVNDHYYTLEDVVNQYRLFDQIPYIRDCQNHRVAVCLTDAFQWLTLCLYIREKGGSVFPIHPSTPKDGAIRIAEEASRDFLFFQTLDTVINLSSVRYDAAGGLIQMSSGTTGTPKMIERTWSSIEEELESYVYALPIEQGTPSIIACPITHSYGLISGVLACLKRGEEPIIITNMNPKFVMKKLQQHPKHILYAAPPLLHTLSRLMGSGEQMDCVMTSGTVMPTNWLDSIRAVSHKVFQQYGCSEAGCVTIHSHVKNPAEMGSPLPHVRVEAGEEDNPGEVVIHTFEKSIYTSDLGYIKEGILVFLSRIDDTINVAGINVYPQEVENVLLNVPRIKEAAVYKVKNKLSGERVYAQYVSDERIDESELRDWCSRFLAPHQLPIEFKFVREIVKLQNGKISRKQLAELHI; this is encoded by the coding sequence ATGTTTTATGTGAATGATCACTATTACACGTTAGAGGATGTAGTGAATCAATATCGGTTGTTTGATCAAATACCTTACATTAGAGATTGCCAGAATCATCGGGTAGCTGTTTGTCTGACTGATGCGTTCCAGTGGCTAACACTTTGTTTATATATTCGAGAAAAAGGTGGGTCTGTGTTTCCTATTCATCCTTCCACACCTAAAGATGGGGCCATTCGTATAGCAGAGGAAGCATCTAGAGACTTTCTGTTTTTCCAAACTCTAGATACTGTTATAAATCTATCAAGTGTTAGGTATGATGCAGCTGGAGGACTTATTCAAATGAGCTCAGGGACAACAGGAACTCCAAAAATGATTGAGAGAACGTGGAGTTCCATTGAGGAAGAACTTGAGAGTTATGTTTACGCGTTGCCTATTGAACAAGGGACACCATCTATCATTGCATGTCCTATTACACATTCATATGGGTTAATTAGCGGTGTATTGGCTTGCTTAAAAAGGGGAGAGGAACCCATTATTATCACAAATATGAATCCAAAGTTTGTGATGAAAAAACTACAACAACACCCAAAACATATTCTTTATGCTGCTCCTCCTTTGCTGCATACATTAAGTCGATTAATGGGGTCTGGTGAACAAATGGATTGTGTGATGACATCCGGTACGGTTATGCCAACCAATTGGCTGGATTCAATAAGAGCAGTGTCACATAAGGTTTTCCAGCAGTATGGTTGCTCCGAAGCAGGTTGTGTGACCATTCATTCTCATGTGAAAAATCCGGCAGAAATGGGATCACCTCTGCCACATGTAAGAGTAGAAGCAGGTGAAGAAGATAACCCTGGTGAAGTTGTCATTCACACGTTTGAGAAGTCCATTTATACAAGTGATTTGGGTTATATAAAAGAGGGAATCCTCGTTTTTCTGTCTAGAATTGATGACACAATTAATGTGGCAGGGATTAATGTTTATCCTCAAGAGGTAGAAAATGTTCTCCTAAATGTACCAAGAATTAAAGAAGCAGCTGTATATAAAGTAAAAAACAAACTCTCAGGTGAAAGAGTATATGCTCAGTATGTTTCAGATGAAAGAATTGACGAGTCTGAACTAAGAGATTGGTGCAGCCGTTTTCTTGCCCCCCATCAATTGCCAATAGAATTCAAGTTTGTAAGGGAGATTGTGAAACTCCAAAACGGGAAGATTAGCAGAAAACAATTAGCGGAGTTACATATATGA
- a CDS encoding sigma-70 family RNA polymerase sigma factor, translating into MNDREASFVDENYLREVMDKYGTSLLKLIYSYVKNWTTAEDIVQETFITFAQKHHQFKGNSSLKTWIYQIAINKSKDFLRSPKNKVSQLPFSKFLITTKEKNIEEQLMDDDEAQIIAKCLFKLTIKYREVLNLFYYEELTIKEISNVLNISESNVKTRLSRGREKFKQVYVKEVDKDGRKVKQVKNFIG; encoded by the coding sequence TTGAATGATCGTGAAGCATCATTTGTAGATGAAAATTATTTAAGAGAGGTCATGGACAAATATGGTACATCTTTGTTGAAACTTATATATTCATATGTGAAAAATTGGACAACTGCGGAAGATATTGTTCAGGAAACGTTTATTACTTTTGCACAAAAGCATCATCAATTTAAAGGAAATTCCTCCTTAAAAACGTGGATTTATCAAATTGCTATTAATAAATCAAAGGACTTTCTTAGGAGTCCCAAAAATAAAGTATCACAGCTTCCCTTTTCTAAATTCCTAATAACAACAAAAGAGAAAAATATAGAGGAACAATTAATGGATGATGATGAGGCACAAATTATTGCAAAGTGTCTTTTTAAGCTAACCATAAAATATCGAGAAGTGTTAAATCTTTTTTACTACGAGGAATTGACAATTAAAGAAATCTCAAATGTTCTCAATATAAGTGAATCCAACGTAAAAACAAGGCTATCCAGGGGGAGAGAAAAATTTAAACAAGTATATGTAAAGGAGGTCGATAAAGATGGAAGAAAAGTTAAACAAGTTAAAAACTTCATTGGATAA
- a CDS encoding IucA/IucC family protein, with translation MNFTAKQIAVEATLQAFLNCYLREVDHGSWIDTEKWKIRNRCSSLLNGSDMVELNLPMQGLNYSFEVLYQSQAGKHHIGSSLKYCPKENSWQAEDRLTIMMNLIQELHLMARANGCFELASHYDELILRLIESYQTMTRYIEERLTDTQHSSEGSTFIENEQSLLFGHWLHPTPKSRQGMSNWQQKSFAPELKGKFQLHYFQVDEHFILESSSMSNRASELIHQSVLKAVPHLIKEEGTCLIPMHPLQAQWLLQQNEVKKALLKGTIKDLGVLGPHFTATSSIRTVYCESEDWMYKFSIPVKVTNSLRVNRMHELKAGVMMSRLINKLPFLDKYSSFSIIEDPAYITVDFSHKGESGFEVILRSNPFKEGNNNVISSIAAIVQEPFPTHTSKLNQIIMMNAYKEARSVEEVSLDWFDKYWSCSIEPIIKLYDQHGIALEAHQQNSLLDISTGYPEHYYYRDNQGYYLSSSRKQELLSIEPGLLETFELFYEDELIQERFTYYLVVNQLFSIIYRFGADQLLTESALINITVQKLKTLEKDLTGKGKRFVHKLLHDEKLSHKANLLTRFHDVDELTAELEQAIYTKMTNPLVGHRKEEVYAGVLSYSL, from the coding sequence ATGAATTTTACCGCCAAACAGATTGCAGTAGAAGCAACATTACAGGCTTTTCTTAATTGTTATTTGCGTGAAGTAGATCATGGATCATGGATAGATACAGAGAAATGGAAGATAAGAAACAGATGCTCCAGTTTACTTAATGGCAGCGATATGGTGGAACTTAACTTGCCAATGCAAGGTCTTAACTATTCATTTGAGGTGCTTTATCAATCCCAAGCTGGAAAACACCACATTGGATCATCCCTTAAATATTGCCCAAAGGAAAACAGCTGGCAGGCAGAAGACAGATTAACCATCATGATGAACCTTATTCAAGAACTTCACCTAATGGCAAGGGCGAATGGCTGCTTTGAGCTTGCATCTCATTATGATGAACTTATTCTTCGGTTAATTGAAAGCTATCAAACGATGACACGTTATATTGAAGAAAGATTGACTGATACCCAACATTCATCTGAAGGTTCAACCTTTATAGAGAATGAACAGTCACTTTTATTTGGGCATTGGCTCCACCCTACTCCAAAAAGTAGACAAGGAATGTCAAACTGGCAGCAAAAAAGCTTTGCTCCTGAGCTAAAGGGGAAGTTTCAACTGCATTATTTTCAAGTTGATGAACACTTTATTTTGGAATCATCAAGCATGTCAAATAGGGCAAGTGAACTTATCCACCAATCCGTGTTAAAGGCTGTACCACATTTGATAAAAGAAGAGGGAACCTGTCTTATTCCAATGCATCCACTTCAAGCACAGTGGCTACTGCAGCAGAATGAAGTGAAAAAAGCACTTTTGAAAGGAACAATAAAAGATCTTGGAGTATTAGGTCCTCACTTTACCGCAACCTCTTCAATACGAACGGTTTATTGTGAGAGTGAAGATTGGATGTATAAATTTTCAATTCCGGTAAAGGTAACAAATTCGTTAAGAGTCAATCGAATGCACGAGCTTAAAGCAGGAGTAATGATGTCCCGGCTTATAAATAAATTGCCATTCTTAGATAAGTATTCATCTTTTTCCATTATTGAAGACCCTGCCTATATTACCGTGGACTTTTCACATAAGGGAGAATCAGGATTTGAAGTTATTTTGAGATCGAACCCTTTTAAGGAGGGGAATAACAATGTCATTAGCTCAATTGCTGCCATTGTACAGGAACCTTTTCCAACTCATACATCTAAGCTGAATCAAATCATTATGATGAATGCCTATAAAGAAGCCCGGTCAGTGGAGGAAGTGAGTTTGGACTGGTTTGATAAGTATTGGAGCTGTTCAATTGAGCCAATCATTAAACTCTATGATCAACATGGGATTGCATTGGAAGCACACCAGCAGAATAGTTTGCTGGATATATCAACAGGTTATCCAGAGCATTACTATTATCGAGATAATCAGGGATACTACCTCTCTTCATCACGTAAACAAGAGCTTCTTTCCATAGAGCCGGGACTTCTGGAAACATTCGAATTATTTTATGAAGATGAATTAATACAAGAGCGATTTACCTACTATTTAGTGGTGAACCAGTTATTTTCTATCATTTATCGCTTTGGAGCAGATCAACTTCTTACAGAATCAGCCCTGATTAACATAACAGTACAAAAATTAAAAACGCTTGAAAAAGACCTAACCGGAAAAGGAAAAAGGTTTGTCCACAAATTACTGCACGACGAAAAGCTATCACATAAAGCAAACTTATTAACAAGATTTCATGATGTAGATGAATTAACAGCTGAGCTTGAGCAAGCTATTTACACAAAAATGACGAATCCGCTAGTCGGTCATCGTAAGGAGGAAGTGTATGCAGGCGTCCTCTCGTATTCTTTGTAA
- the asbD gene encoding petrobactin biosynthesis protein AsbD yields MKREEMMEMIYNILKEKLELPTISSFHEDTRLNEDLYLDSVMILELVLHLELDFGIKVPDELLVPKDFRTVGTLIDFIQRQQCKAFGGVK; encoded by the coding sequence ATGAAGAGAGAAGAAATGATGGAGATGATTTATAACATTTTAAAGGAAAAATTAGAGCTTCCAACAATTTCATCTTTTCATGAAGATACACGTTTGAATGAAGACCTTTATTTGGACTCTGTGATGATTCTTGAACTCGTTTTACATCTTGAATTGGATTTTGGCATTAAAGTACCAGATGAATTACTTGTCCCAAAGGATTTTCGAACGGTTGGTACGCTAATCGATTTTATACAACGTCAACAATGTAAAGCATTTGGAGGAGTAAAATGA
- a CDS encoding LCP family protein: MEEKLNKLKTSLDKTLYKDINFEEQLQNNTITKLRNRRSEKRRYKPLFALITVVAVAFILFFSFDISTLHRNSANLGDEVKSNEMIGNESINYLIVMTREAEPSILLININYKTNGVKYIPIYHKLYVENTFFENLMTAQDIEKALSIEVEKEFVLHDHEIGNYIENQQDIQVENEFDFTHGDSQFNEGVVTLNTAEKFVDFTSMRVQDPRGHNGRNMRVATVLEELFKQEDFYSIILKKEIDKFDEVLLSGSNLKLDEQITIEDQYINGNYSEKINKENLVMLQKSFK; this comes from the coding sequence ATGGAAGAAAAGTTAAACAAGTTAAAAACTTCATTGGATAAAACGTTATACAAGGATATTAATTTTGAAGAGCAACTTCAGAACAATACAATAACAAAACTCAGAAATAGAAGAAGCGAAAAAAGAAGATACAAACCACTATTTGCCTTAATAACTGTTGTCGCTGTAGCATTCATTTTATTTTTTAGTTTTGATATATCTACCTTACATAGAAATTCAGCCAATCTAGGAGACGAAGTAAAGTCTAATGAAATGATTGGAAATGAATCAATAAATTATTTAATAGTAATGACCCGAGAAGCAGAACCAAGTATTTTACTAATAAATATTAACTATAAAACAAATGGTGTTAAATACATCCCGATCTATCATAAACTTTATGTAGAAAATACTTTTTTTGAGAATCTAATGACAGCTCAAGATATAGAAAAAGCTTTATCAATTGAAGTAGAAAAAGAATTTGTTCTTCATGACCATGAGATAGGTAATTATATTGAAAACCAACAAGACATCCAAGTCGAAAATGAATTTGATTTTACACACGGTGACAGTCAGTTTAATGAAGGTGTAGTAACATTAAACACAGCGGAGAAATTTGTGGATTTTACTTCTATGAGAGTTCAAGACCCCAGAGGCCATAATGGGAGAAATATGAGAGTTGCCACAGTATTAGAGGAATTATTTAAACAAGAAGATTTCTATTCGATTATTTTAAAAAAGGAAATTGACAAGTTTGATGAAGTGCTGTTATCTGGCAGCAATTTAAAACTTGATGAACAAATTACTATTGAAGATCAGTATATTAACGGAAATTACAGCGAGAAAATCAATAAAGAAAACCTTGTAATGTTACAAAAGTCATTCAAATAA
- a CDS encoding IucA/IucC family protein: MQASSRILCKKSSDRVKRQLVEAMMYEGLIDYKEVQKGVFHLFGKERTYWCKGKRGAFDRIRLEEASICQLLSNDQFNEVTIDELLSECSIDEQSHKRVSHELSQTIKLCEWNEKYLSIPLSRRNSNFEELESEIGEGHLYHPCYKSRTGFTLEDHEAYGPEGKQSFTLFWTAVKRQNVNVSLLEDEQEFWKREFGEDMWQDMNLQLMQSGATFEEYTFLPIHPWQWQSIYHQLSALITTGDLLLMSCKGDRYRATQSVRTLWNQTDSDKAYIKLSMNMVNTSSLRTLSSPSLCSAPFISAWLEKVIQSDPYLSQDVSLVILKEYAGISFEAKEKPELTGQLGAIWRESIRTYMKEGEEAVPFTALMAIEKDGHLFIDKWLSQYGIETWVERLVEVSVVPVWHLLVAHGIAVEAHAQNMILLHRNGWPTRVVLRDFHESIEYTREFVKEPHLIPDFEKIHSEYHQAPIDKYYWMSSIEALRELVMDTLFVFHLSELSYVIEQKRGYNEKLFWNQVSAAISNHLEKYPKLQDRHEKIKYSKPEIAVESLFTKKVQSSRKEYRHFVKNFFNQLNQEEE; this comes from the coding sequence ATGCAGGCGTCCTCTCGTATTCTTTGTAAAAAAAGCAGTGATCGAGTAAAACGGCAGTTGGTTGAAGCAATGATGTATGAAGGATTAATAGATTATAAAGAGGTACAAAAGGGAGTATTTCATCTTTTTGGCAAGGAGCGGACCTATTGGTGCAAAGGAAAAAGAGGGGCATTTGATCGGATTCGTCTTGAAGAAGCAAGTATATGTCAACTACTGTCTAATGATCAATTCAATGAAGTAACAATCGATGAGCTGTTAAGTGAGTGCAGTATTGATGAACAAAGTCATAAGCGTGTTTCCCATGAACTTTCTCAAACGATAAAGCTGTGTGAATGGAATGAAAAGTATCTATCAATCCCTTTATCGAGAAGAAATTCAAATTTTGAAGAACTGGAATCCGAGATAGGTGAAGGCCACCTCTATCATCCATGCTATAAATCCCGAACGGGTTTTACATTAGAAGATCATGAAGCATATGGGCCTGAAGGTAAACAGTCATTTACACTTTTTTGGACAGCCGTAAAAAGACAGAACGTAAATGTCTCTTTGCTTGAGGATGAACAGGAATTTTGGAAGCGGGAGTTTGGTGAAGATATGTGGCAGGATATGAACTTGCAGCTCATGCAATCGGGAGCCACATTTGAGGAGTATACATTTCTTCCAATTCATCCATGGCAATGGCAATCGATTTATCATCAATTATCCGCTCTAATCACAACCGGCGATCTGCTTCTTATGTCTTGTAAAGGTGATCGATATCGTGCAACACAATCAGTTCGCACATTGTGGAATCAAACGGATTCGGACAAGGCATATATCAAACTGTCTATGAATATGGTCAACACTTCATCATTGCGAACATTATCTTCACCTTCTCTTTGTTCAGCACCTTTTATATCAGCATGGTTAGAAAAAGTCATTCAATCAGATCCTTATTTATCTCAAGATGTTTCCTTAGTGATTTTAAAGGAATATGCCGGAATTAGTTTTGAAGCGAAAGAAAAACCTGAATTAACTGGGCAGCTTGGCGCAATCTGGCGAGAAAGTATTAGAACATATATGAAGGAAGGAGAAGAAGCAGTCCCATTTACAGCACTTATGGCAATTGAAAAGGATGGTCACCTATTTATTGATAAATGGTTATCACAATATGGAATCGAAACATGGGTGGAACGTTTAGTAGAAGTAAGTGTTGTCCCAGTGTGGCACTTGTTAGTTGCACATGGAATTGCTGTTGAGGCACATGCTCAGAATATGATTTTGCTTCATCGGAATGGGTGGCCCACACGAGTGGTGCTACGTGATTTTCATGAAAGCATTGAATACACAAGGGAGTTTGTGAAGGAACCACATCTTATTCCAGACTTTGAGAAGATTCATAGCGAATATCACCAAGCTCCTATAGATAAGTATTACTGGATGTCATCGATAGAAGCATTGCGGGAATTAGTGATGGATACACTGTTTGTTTTTCACTTAAGTGAGTTATCTTATGTCATTGAACAAAAAAGAGGATACAATGAAAAATTATTTTGGAATCAGGTTAGTGCAGCCATCTCCAACCATTTGGAGAAGTATCCAAAGCTACAAGACCGTCACGAGAAAATAAAGTATTCAAAACCTGAAATCGCTGTTGAATCTTTATTTACAAAGAAGGTTCAAAGTAGTCGAAAAGAATACCGCCATTTTGTGAAAAATTTTTTTAATCAATTGAATCAAGAGGAGGAATAA